Proteins encoded by one window of Enterococcus saccharolyticus subsp. saccharolyticus:
- a CDS encoding amphi-Trp domain-containing protein: MREPKPLTEVLVDYEEKQSLVAFATTLETLAKKLKEQGSFQFVQGTETIPVIPSEQLKVEYKYTKKADKHSFEIEFDWIEGQKIISPMSIE, encoded by the coding sequence ATGCGTGAACCAAAACCATTGACGGAAGTATTGGTTGATTATGAAGAAAAACAGTCACTTGTTGCTTTTGCTACGACTCTAGAGACCCTTGCCAAAAAATTGAAAGAACAAGGTAGTTTCCAATTTGTCCAAGGAACAGAAACGATCCCTGTCATCCCGAGCGAACAATTGAAAGTGGAATACAAATATACTAAAAAAGCTGATAAACATTCGTTTGAAATTGAATTTGACTGGATTGAAGGACAAAAAATTATTTCTCCAATGTCAATTGAGTAA